The DNA sequence tttccCATCTAAATTAACCACATTATTCATTTCTCGagaaaatttataaatataatcaGTTATTTGTTGAGTCCATTCTTGAAGCCAatgaatttcaaatttttctgCAGTATTATGATCCATTGTACCTGTCAATGAACtaccaatattattattattattattattattattattgggaattgttgataatcgATTTTGATGTTTTCTTCTTAATGCAAGTAATTCTCCATATAATACACATTTTGTAAACCAAATAGATCGATTCATAGGGATTTTCTTATTACATatacaatcaatcaatattttatttctaaTTCCATGAGGAATTTTTTCCCCCAATTTTGTCATTGATACATTTGGATTacttaattcatttaaccaaatttcttttttggacAGAGTTAATGTAACTCTAGTAggtaatttaaatttattagaatcaaatttgattttattaattatttcatttcttgatttataaGCATTAGAAAGATGAATagataattcatttataaCATTAGTACAATTATCTGTAGATAAAAATACTGTAGCTTGAATCAAATTACGAGCAGAATAATATTCATTGGCCACTTGTGGAGGTTCAAAATAACCTTTGTTCAAATAAGATACATTACTTAATTTTTGATGCTCAATTTCAGTTTCATCTTGTGGTAATTGAGTATGATCTTTCCAAGGCATAAAATCAGGATATACCAAAGAaccttgttgttgtggttgtggttggGTCTGTGGTTgagattttgatttttgataaggtgaatttttcaaattatcattagttTTGCAATTTATCATAGATGATGAATCATTTAATGGATATATGGATAAATTAGGAGATTCCATCagatatttcaattttagtAGTTCATCTTTACTAGTGGAATTTGTATGACTAGATCGATTATGAGATGATAATAAACTGTTTCTATTACGATTCTTATTGGacataatataattaatgtTGAGTAATGGATAGACgtcaaattaaattaaattaaattgaaaaacgAAAAACGAAAAGAACGGGAGTTTTAGTAGTTGGTGGTTGTaaatgtgtgtgtgtgttcaagtgtgtgtgtgtgttaAAATAAAGTATGGTTAGTAATAGAAGACAACATTTCTAAATTTCAACTGACACACATACTTTCATTCTGTTCACCGCACCacttcaaataataaaaaaaaaaaaaaaaaaaaaagagagaggaaaattatttggtaAGCGAAATGCGGAATTTCTTACTCCTCTCATGTTAAGTAATATATGACTCTTTAATAGAATCAGAAATTAAATCTAATATCCAAGGGgaagggggggggaggCGATTCAATATATACAATTATAGTAGATAaaaaacatatatataaatatatatatatatatatacaaatataaaCTAAACACACAATATAACGAATTTTACTTAccaatcatcatcatcatcgtcttcttctgcttcttcatcatcactatCTCTAGTAACACCTTGTCTCTTTTTCAAAGCATCAGCTAATGATCCTGCTAATGAAGTTTCTTCTTGCTTTTTGGCCTTTAATGCATCAGCTAATCCATTTCCTAATGAACCATTCAGAGTTGTATTTGTTGTATGAGAACTAGTAGTATTTgtactactactagtaTTAGTATTAGTACTAATTACATTACCTCCCGTGAATGTGGATGCTGGTGGTGCTGGTGGTGGAACAGTTTTTTGAACCTCATTTGGTGAACATTCctttaaataatcaatggGGGACCATCCTTCTTTAGTTTCATCCATAGTTTTAACCAACCCCCATTTCCCATTGATTTGGGTAAcataataaattgtatCTTTAACAAGAGGGATAGAACCAGCAACTGATCCATCATAATCAAACATAGCTTTATAAGTTGGGAATTTAGGTTTTACTAATgtaggtggtggtggtggtggaggaggaggagcAGTCTTTTTCATTGGAGGAGCAGGTGCTATTTTCTTAACCGGTTTACCAGTGTGACTAGTGGTGGTAGTTGTGGTGGTAGGTCTATTTGGAGAAGCAATTGGGTTATGAGCTGGTGTTTGTCTTTGTTGCGTTGGTGATTTCCCAATTGCAGCTTGTGCAGCGGAAACTTGTAAACTTGGagctggtggtggtgcttTTCTTTGAGGTTGTTGGGGTTGATTATGGTTAACAGATGGGATTGTTGATTGAATAGGATACGGTgtttgatgttgttgttgctgtggTTGTGGCTGgtattgctgttgttgctgttgttgctgtggTATTGGATATGCTGGTTGGGGAGCCAGATAACCTGAATTAACAATTGGCGTTGGATGGTTATAAGTTGGTGTggcaacagcagcagcagcagcagtagtagtagtagtagtagtagttttTCTTGCTGCTCCTCGATTATAATATTTACTGTAATCAACTTTACTAGAAACACCTCTTGGTCTTTTAGGATTTTTACTACTAGCAGGCAACCCTTGTTTGACACTAACAGTACCTGATTTATAATGATCACCATTAATAGGGATTTCTGGACCTGatccaataataaatttgacaGTATGAAATTTCCCCggttttttttgatattcaaTTGTAGGTCCAATTTTTATGATGATACCtggattcaattttttcaattgtgcCATTAATTCAGTTTTAAAAtctaaattaataaatacaTCAGGTATAATTGGTGTTGGAGAATGTAATGATATAGCAATCCAATTATCTTGGAATGTAGATAATCCaagataatttatattatttattgggataataaattctttttgtaattgtaaTCTTTTCTCCATTAATACTTCGgcaattatataaattgaagttttcgtaacaataaaaattctTGGTAATCTTTTAGAAGAACGACCAAATTTAGAAAGTAAAATTTCCCCCTTGGAAGAAAATATCACTGATTCATTAATTCCAActtgattaataataaatctacCATAACCACCACTTTTATAATTACATCCTAAATAATCACCCATAAATGCTCGTGATCCTAACATTGACATACGACGACGTTCTTTTCTACCttgtaataaatcattaccaTAATCACGgaattgttcaaattgaTTACCATGTTTTTTAATTCTCCAAGCATTTTGTATAGTTTTAGCAGcatcttcttttcttttaacaTAACGTCTCCAAGCTCGTTGAATTCTTGCTGCCATATTATGCCAATATTTATCTCTCATATCTTCTAAAGCAAATAAAGTTTCTGGAGTCTTGATAAATACTTTAGTTGTACCTAATTGATATTCTGATGATGGAATATGACaagatttcaaaatctcTTTAACAGCAGAAATATCATCTCCTCGCCAAATATAATCACCAGCATATcctgttgttgatgataataaataaaatcgTTGAACAAATCGTTCAAAAGTGGAACGATAAGCAAAACCTGCACGTCTAATACGgacattttcttttaaacccaaatatttaatttgatGTAATACTTGTTGATTATCATAATCATGAGGTTTTTTCGtttgatttggtttaaTGGTTCTAATATAAGATGGAGTACATTGAGATAAAGTATCTACCAAAATATTAGCactttttttgattttatccGATGCAGTTTCtggtttttttcttgaatcaGTCAATATCGATAATAAATCTGGTGGgaataatatttgattaataaatgtATTTTTAGAAGTTGATACCAATTCTAATAAATCTCGTAACATGGcatctttatttttatcagTCATACCAGCAACATCATAAGTTACATCACCAGCATAAtgtttaataatgaatttacCTCTACGATCTTCAAAATGACGATTACTAGCTCCCACCATACTTAATCTTTGAGCAAATACTTGATCAGCAGCTTCTGAATCAGCATGAGCAGTTTTAATGGAATCATTTAGAGCAGCAAATAATCCTGGTTGAGGTCTAGTGgcttcaattaaatcacaCACtactttattattgaaataatcaattggagtccatttgatttgttcTTGAACATATTCATCTTGTTCAGCTTTCAATgttaattgaataaaaatttgttgtaatttttcattaacatAATTGATACAAATTTGTTCAAAAGAATTATgttcaaaaatttcaaatccatAAATATCTAAAATACCAATTGTTTTAcatgattgttgttgatgactTGATAAAGAAACATTAACTCTTTCTACAATCCATTCAAAaagattattataaatCCCTTTAGCAAGTGCATCACGTACAGCTGTAGCTTGTACAATATTTAATGGTGAATGATAAGTTGAACCTCGTCTCATTCCATGACTTGTTTCAATAgttctttcaataatggctttttttaaaatttctGAATTAACATCCAAAAGATAGGCAACAAAATTTGTTACTGAATCATCACGAATAGTAGCATTAccattttcatcttcaataaaTGAGATATTACCTATCCATAAAATCACCGCCAACATTCTAAATATATtatcttgttcttgttgtgtTAATCCAATGATTTTCATGGCATTAAGAGTGTCTTGGAAATCTTGAGCATCATCAATTCCATCAACATTAATACATTTAGCTGCAGAAGTATAAACATAAGTTTCTGGACTTTGAATACCAAAcatttgttgatattgtgGAGGACAATTTTTGgtgaattgataaaatatatGGAAATTACGTTCATTAGTGATTTGAGAAACAactctttgtttttctaataaataattggtAATATGAGCAGCAATTGgttgataattattttcattaaatttaatttcaagATATTTCCCATGTCTActagaattattatttcttaaTGTTTTAGCACAACCAAATGATTCTAAAAGTGGATTTGTGGCTAATAccatatttttaattttggatatttcaatattatcttGATCTACAGAAACATTAGCAATATATTgcattatttgttttgctGCTTCAGTTTTACCAGCTCCTGATTCCCCTGATATAATGACACATTGATTTTCACCAtatgatttcaaattataataCATGGATTCGGCAATAGCAAATACATGAGGTGGTACTTCTAATCTATTTCTTcctttatatttatttaaattttctaAAGTGTATATTCCTAAATCCCGAAATGGATTAACAGAAATTAACACATGACCAATATAAGTATAAATAGTATCATTCATAAATCTTTTATGtaaattttcattgattGCTTCATCAGtgatttttgataaaaGAGTTAAATCAGATACACCcacttctttctttttggtgATATCAAATTCAGCTTTCTTGatgccaccaccaccacttgCTCCACCTGAAGATTTGGCAGgtacttgttgttgttttgtcTTGGTACGTCCACCTCTTTTCACAATAGCCATGATAgttaaatgaaaataaatgaagataatgaCTAGAGGTGTattaaattgatgaatGAAATGTTgttaaagaaaagaaagaaatctaaaaaaaaaccaaaaaaaaaaaaaaaaaaatttaaactGCGGTTGGTTGGTCGGTCGGTTGAATTTTGGGTTTGAGTTTTGAGagtgttttcttttttttttttcttgtatCAATGTCAGTGTTgagaattgaaataaatctGTCTCCATTTCGTTTCGTTTCGTTTCTTCCTCGTCCTTCCTTAACACTGAGATTAAGTCCGATTAAACTATAATTccttcattttttttttttttttcgccCCCCCCTTTCCAGATCTTCCGTTGATTGGTATTTCACACACTCTCTCTCTCACCGCCATCATCGCCCGCCTGTCAGGCCAATCCTATATTTATCGACTCCATGCCGTCCAAAAATATATAGAAATTACTTAACATATGtttttattactattactaccactactaaCAGTTGTTACAGTTTTATAATCATAACGCAGATAAACCAACCACAATGTAATCATTAAGAAGTTGGCGTTGGCGTTGGCGTTGGAGTTGGAGTTGGAGTTGGAGTTGGAGTTGGAGTTGAGTACATTACTATGACACATAAGCTGATTCCTTTAATAGTAGTTGTTGAATTCAATCATTTGGGGGGGCGATGTTTGctcataataatataaaccGGTGGCGATTCGATGGCGATTGAGAGTCATGAAAATCTGGTACTATGAACCATTTTAGTAATTGCATTTATTGGTTGTCTAtgtgattttcttttctccCATTCAAGCCAGAACCCAGAAGCCAGAAGCCAACAGAGTAATGATTGAATTCAAGTATAATTTGGAAGTGGgtgtggttgtggtggttgtggttgtgttggtggttgttgttgttgatatagTAATGTAATCAATTTACAATTAGTCCAtagaaattaaacaaaaaaaaaaaaaaatcattatcattatcattttgtctctattgaatatatatatatatatataattataattataattactaaaatatcaaacacatcaaaagaagatattttattcattcttttctttgtatATAACAatatatcattaataaataataaatcactTTAACCAAAACGTAAAACTCAAAACGCAAAACGCAAACCAAAACCTAATCACATCACATCACAttacaaaatcaatcaataaatcaatcaataaatcatttttttttttttcatacattcatcaaatattgATCACTATAAGAAGAAGTAGTACGAGAAAGATCCAGAATAAATTCACCATCTCCTTCACCATCTCCTTCTCCATCTCCTTCACCatctcttctttttctttctctttctctatctctttttctttctcttctttctctttctctatCTCTTTCACCTTCTTCatcactaccactaccactacaACCTTCagaataatcaataaattctgataattcatcaaatgatCGTTTATGAACATTTGAATCTAAACTTAATATTGATGGAATATGAATGGTATtatgaaaattattattattaccatgATTATTACCATgattattaccattaaaTATGGTTAATGGATTAgtaaaaattgatgatgataatgatgatgataataatgatgatgatgataatgataatgatgatgatttttgtGTTCCTATTGCTAATAAACTATCATTTGTTGTCGAGTTGGAGGTGgagttggtggtggtggtggtggaaaTAGAAGGTAATGGGGTAGATATTGATGACATTGGAGAACTTGGAGATGGGATTGATGAGGTGTATTGATGAAATGGATCATCTTggatattgttattgttatcgttgttgttattattgttattgtttattgatgataatgatgatattgaatgTTGTAAAGAAATTGCTGATATTTCTGtaggaggaggaggagtagtagtagtagaagtagtagtagatGAAGTGGTTGTAGTTGTGCTCTTAGCTGcaagtggtggtggtggtggtgttgttgttgttgttgttactgTTGCAGGGATTGTTACTGTTTCTGGGACTGTTTCTGGGGTTGTTATAGATGAAACATTATGTGAAAACATATCTATTGGTTGTTTAAATACAATATCTTTCAAATGTTTATATTCATGAATTAAACTCAATAAATGagattttaattcaatattttctcCATCTATTatagaaatatttttcatcaatgaAGGTagatcattaatattagttgacaaatcttcttctttttctttttcttcttgttgttgttgttgttgttgttgttgttttagtagttccttctttttttgagATTTTTTgacatatttttttttaggttttaataaatctttattagaaattgaaatgatattttctttttgttttctacCTGGTTTTGGTCTTGGAGGTAAAACCCAATCTTTTGAAgctttaataattaatgatgGTTGAGTTGATGAAGTTATTGTttgagaaattgaaaaggaATCATTAATAGATATTGTTTTCGATTCAAGATTATGATCCAGTTTAGGTTCAATATGATTTATTTGTGGaacagtagtagtagtagtagtagtagtaggaGGAGGTGTTGTTAatgttgaagatgatgagGTTGCAGCTAGAATAATATTAGTATacattattgaatcaaatattttagAGAGAGAATTTGCTTGtttaaatttcaatatcaatttaaatttcaaaaacacTTGTAAATCTGGAAATATAGAAATATAgatataaataatgaaatggGAAATATCAATGGAGTATATAAAATAAGGAAAACAAATGGAAAGGAGGAATGGGAAAGGAGGAATGTGATGGGATGGGATGGGATGCGATGGGATGGAAAACGATGGGATGCgatatgattatgattatgattatggCAAATGCGCACATGGGGTGAGGGTGAGGGTGGGGGTGGGGGATACAAGAGTCATCCTACCGGGAATCATCCTCCCCACTACCTCCACGCACCACGCACCACGCACCACATACCATTATACTAGGAATCccacaaaagaaaaaaaaaaacaacaaaggGCAACAACACACCttaaatttatttgttcATTTGTTCATTTGCTTATTGCTCTCATTGCTCTCATTGCAATTAAGTCCGATTCGTctcaaaaatcaaaaaaaaaaaaaaa is a window from the Candida dubliniensis CD36 chromosome 4, complete sequence genome containing:
- a CDS encoding myosin, putative (Similar to S. cerevisiae MYO5); protein product: MAIVKRGGRTKTKQQQVPAKSSGGASGGGGIKKAEFDITKKKEVGVSDLTLLSKITDEAINENLHKRFMNDTIYTYIGHVLISVNPFRDLGIYTLENLNKYKGRNRLEVPPHVFAIAESMYYNLKSYGENQCVIISGESGAGKTEAAKQIMQYIANVSVDQDNIEISKIKNMVLATNPLLESFGCAKTLRNNNSSRHGKYLEIKFNENNYQPIAAHITNYLLEKQRVVSQITNERNFHIFYQFTKNCPPQYQQMFGIQSPETYVYTSAAKCINVDGIDDAQDFQDTLNAMKIIGLTQQEQDNIFRMLAVILWIGNISFIEDENGNATIRDDSVTNFVAYLLDVNSEILKKAIIERTIETSHGMRRGSTYHSPLNIVQATAVRDALAKGIYNNLFEWIVERVNVSLSSHQQQSCKTIGILDIYGFEIFEHNSFEQICINYVNEKLQQIFIQLTLKAEQDEYVQEQIKWTPIDYFNNKVVCDLIEATRPQPGLFAALNDSIKTAHADSEAADQVFAQRLSMVGASNRHFEDRRGKFIIKHYAGDVTYDVAGMTDKNKDAMLRDLLELVSTSKNTFINQILFPPDLLSILTDSRKKPETASDKIKKSANILVDTLSQCTPSYIRTIKPNQTKKPHDYDNQQVLHQIKYLGLKENVRIRRAGFAYRSTFERFVQRFYLLSSTTGYAGDYIWRGDDISAVKEILKSCHIPSSEYQLGTTKVFIKTPETLFALEDMRDKYWHNMAARIQRAWRRYVKRKEDAAKTIQNAWRIKKHGNQFEQFRDYGNDLLQGRKERRRMSMLGSRAFMGDYLGCNYKSGGYGRFIINQVGINESVIFSSKGEILLSKFGRSSKRLPRIFIVTKTSIYIIAEVLMEKRLQLQKEFIIPINNINYLGLSTFQDNWIAISLHSPTPIIPDVFINLDFKTELMAQLKKLNPGIIIKIGPTIEYQKKPGKFHTVKFIIGSGPEIPINGDHYKSGTVSVKQGLPASSKNPKRPRGVSSKVDYSKYYNRGAARKTTTTTTTTAAAAAVATPTYNHPTPIVNSGYSAPQPAYPIPQQQQQQQQYQPQPQQQQHQTPYPIQSTIPSVNHNQPQQPQRKAPPPAPSLQVSAAQAAIGKSPTQQRQTPAHNPIASPNRPTTTTTTTSHTGKPVKKIAPAPPMKKTAPPPPPPPPPTLVKPKFPTYKAMFDYDGSVAGSIPLVKDTIYYVTQINGKWGLVKTMDETKEGWSPIDYLKECSPNEVQKTVPPPAPPASTFTGGNVISTNTNTSSSTNTTSSHTTNTTSNGSLGNGLADALKAKKQEETSLAGSLADALKKRQGVTRDSDDEEAEEDDDDDDW